Within the Vagococcus carniphilus genome, the region CCATTGTGGCATTGTATTTGTTTCACGGCGACCTTTCATACCTGTTTTTTCATCTACCACATTAATCCAGTCTTCCATATTCGCTAATGGTGACTCACCTGTTCCACTTGGTTTAATATCAGTTGCTACTGGCAATACTAATGGTAATTCCTCTTCAGGAACTGCTGTCATTGAACCATCTTCCCAATGAATGATTGGAATAGGTTCACCCCAATAACGTTGACGAGAGAATAACCAGTCACGTAAACGATAGCTTGTTTCTTTCTTACCAACTTGTTTTTCTTCTAGCCAAGTAATCATTTTTTCAATAGCTTCTTCTTTTTGTAGACCATCTAAAAATTCAGAATTGATATGGATACCATCTTCAGTATAAGCAGCTTCTTCAATATTGCCACCTTCAAGAACTGGTAATATTTCTAAGTCAAAAGCTTTAGCAAAGTCATAGTCACGTTCATCATGTGCCGGTACCGCCATAATAGCTCCTGTACCGTAAGTTGATAAAACGTAATCAGCAATCCAGATAGGCATTTCTTTTCCATTAGCTGGGTTAATAGCATAGGCTCCTGTAAAGACTCCTGTTTTTTCTTTTGATAATTCTGTTCTATCTAGATCTGTTTTCTTCTCAGCTTCTTTAATATAAGCTGATACTTCTGCTTCTTGTTCAGGAGTTGTAATCTCTTGTACTAATTTAAGTTCAGGAGCAAGAACAGCGTAAGTTGAACCAAATAAAGTATCTGGACGTGTTGTAAAGACTGTAAATTCTTTATCTGTGTCTTTAATTTTAAACGTAACATTAGCGCCTTCAGAACGACCAATCCAGTTACGTTGCATGTCTTTAACACTTTCAGGCCAATCAATCGTATCTAAATCATCAATCAAGCGATCTGCATAAGCTGTAATTTTTAACATCCATTGTTTCATCGGTACACGGAAAACTGGATGGCTACCACGCTCTGATTTGCCATCGATAACTTCTTCATTAGCTAAAACTGTTCCTAGTGCAGGACACCAGTTAACAGCTACTTCAGCTTCATAAGCTAAGCCTTTTTCAAATAATTTAGTAAAAATCCATTGGGTCCATTTGTAATACTCTGGATCAGTGGTATTAATTTCACGGTCCCAATCAAAACTAAAACCTAAAGAATTTAATTGACGTTTAAACGTTTGAATATTTTTTTCTGTAAATTCTGCTGGGTCATTCCCTGTATCTAGCGCATATTGTTCTGCTGGTAAACCAAATGCATCCCATCCCATTGGGTGTAGGACATTATAACCAGTTGCTCTTTTAAAACGAGCTAAAACGTCAGTTGATGTGTATCCTTTTGGATGTCCTACGTGTAAGCCTTGACCAGATGGATACGGAAACATATCTAGTGCATAAAACTTAGGTTTATCAGATACTTCTTCTGTTTTGAATGTGTGGTTCTTCATCCAATTTTTTTGCCATTTTTCTTCAATTTGGGTATGGTTGTATGCCATTTTTCTTCCTCCTAAAATATAATAAAATAAAAAAAGTCCTATAAAAGCTGAATTAGCTTTTATAGGACGTTGATTTTAACGTGGTACCACCTATTTTTATGTAGTTAAAAATACAACTACATCTCATCGTCATGATAACGGACTGAATCCGGCTAAAAAAGCATTCTCAGAGCTAAGTTCAAGTTTCTATCTTTATGCATTTTCAGCAACCATGCACTCTCTAAAAAAGTTTCCACTCTACTACTTCTCGTCATTGTTTTAATTATTATGCTCATGATAACAGAATCAAATTAACTTAGCAACTAAATCGCAAAGTCAAAAATTATCTAACTCTTAGGTTTTGCCCTGTATAAATAATATCTCCAGAAATCTTATTCCAAGTTTTTAATTGAGAAACACTTGTGTTGTATTTATTAGATAACGACCACAAAGAATCACCTGTTTGAACTTTATGACGCTTCACTTGACGATTTGACGTTGTTTGACGTGTCGCCACTTTAGCCGTTCCTGGAATTTTCAATGTTTGACCAACATAAATTAAGTCACTACTTAATCCATTGGCTTGTTTTAAATCAGAAACACTCACATTGTATTTTAAAGAAATTTGATACAATGAATCGCCTCTCTTAACTGTATAAGTAGAAGATTGACTTTGATTACTTGTCTTTTTAACAGGTGTTGCCGTATGATTAGCAGCTTTTTTCCCATTAATAGCCAATTGTTGACCCACATAAATCATATCACTCTTCAAATTGTTCCATTGTTTCAATTCATTCACACTCACACCATAACGTAAGCTAATACCGTATAACGTATCTCCTCGTTTAACCGTATAAGAACTTGATGATTGAGTAGTTG harbors:
- the leuS gene encoding leucine--tRNA ligase, which gives rise to MAYNHTQIEEKWQKNWMKNHTFKTEEVSDKPKFYALDMFPYPSGQGLHVGHPKGYTSTDVLARFKRATGYNVLHPMGWDAFGLPAEQYALDTGNDPAEFTEKNIQTFKRQLNSLGFSFDWDREINTTDPEYYKWTQWIFTKLFEKGLAYEAEVAVNWCPALGTVLANEEVIDGKSERGSHPVFRVPMKQWMLKITAYADRLIDDLDTIDWPESVKDMQRNWIGRSEGANVTFKIKDTDKEFTVFTTRPDTLFGSTYAVLAPELKLVQEITTPEQEAEVSAYIKEAEKKTDLDRTELSKEKTGVFTGAYAINPANGKEMPIWIADYVLSTYGTGAIMAVPAHDERDYDFAKAFDLEILPVLEGGNIEEAAYTEDGIHINSEFLDGLQKEEAIEKMITWLEEKQVGKKETSYRLRDWLFSRQRYWGEPIPIIHWEDGSMTAVPEEELPLVLPVATDIKPSGTGESPLANMEDWINVVDEKTGMKGRRETNTMPQWAGSSWYYLRFIDPHNQEQLADPEKLKEWLPVDVYLGGAEHAVLHLLYARFWHKFLYDIGVVSTIEPFQTLYNQGMILGEGNEKMSKSKGNVVNPDDVVNEFGADTLRLYEMFMGPLDASVAWSEKGLEGSRKFLDRVWRLFIDENAVLRDRITTHNDGKLTKVYHQTVKKVTEDLEHLRFNTAISQLMIFVNEAYKAEALPVEYMNGFLQLLAPIAPFVSEELWERMGHTESISHVSWPTYDEKELVEDEIEVIFQVNGKLKAKVIVPRDLSKEELEEVAMNHEQIKANIEGKTVRKVIAVPNKLVNIVAN